The following coding sequences lie in one Arachis hypogaea cultivar Tifrunner chromosome 4, arahy.Tifrunner.gnm2.J5K5, whole genome shotgun sequence genomic window:
- the LOC112796011 gene encoding putative MO25-like protein At5g47540 yields the protein MKGLFKSKPRTPVDVVRQTRELLLFVDQSSADTRESKREEKMSELYKNIRELKSILYGNSESEPVSEACAQLTQEFFRENTLRLLIKCLPKLNLESRKDVTQVVANLQRQQVHSKLIASDYLETNMDLMDILILGYENSDMALHYGAMLRECIRHQIVAKYVLNSPHMKKFFDYIQLPNFDIAADAAATFKELLTRHKSTVAEFLSKNYEWFFAEYNSKLLESSNYITRRQAVKLLGDMLLDRSNSVVMTRYVSSRDNLRILMNLLRETSKSIQIEAFHVFKLFAANQNKPADIISILVANKSKILRLLEDFKLEKEDEQFEADKAQVMREIAALELKEQRA from the exons atgaagggaTTGTTCAAGTCCAAGCCGCGCACACCCGTCGACGTCGTGCGGCAGACGCGGGAGCTTCTTCTCTTCGTCGATCAAAGCTCCGCCGACACGCGCGAAAGCAAGCGCGAAGAGAAG ATGTCCGAGCTGTATAAAAATATCAGGGAGCTAAAGTCGATCCTGTATGGAAATAGCGAATCTGAGCCAGTCTCAGAGGCCTGTGCACAGTTGACCCAGGAGTTCTTCAGGGAGAACACGTTGCGACTCCTCATTAAATGCCTTCCCAAATTGAATTTGGAG TCTAGAAAGGATGTCACTCAAGTTGTTGCAAATTTACAAAGGCAACAAGTTCATTCTAAGTTGATTGCATCTGATTACCTAGAGACAAATATGGATCTTATGGATATTTTGATTCTTGG GTACGAAAACTCAGACATGGCTTTACACTATGGTGCAATGCTGAGAGAGTGCATAAGACACCAGATTGTTGCAAA ATATGTTCTGAACTCTCCTCACATGAAGAAGTTTTTTGACTACATTCAACTCCCAAATTTCGACATTGCTGCAGATGCTGCAGCAACTTTTAAG GAACTCTTGACAAGACATAAATCTACTGTAGCAGAATTCCTTTCTAAAAATTATGAATGG TTTTTTGCAGAATATAATTCTAAGCTGTTGGAATCTTCCAATTACATTACAAGGCGCCAAGCTGTCAAG TTGTTGGGAGATATGTTACTTGATCGTTCAAATTCAGTGGTGATGACACGATATGTGAGCTCAAGAGACAACTTGAGGATTTTGATGAATCTTCTAAGA GAGACAAGCAAGAGCATACAGATAGAAGCATTTCATGTTTTCAAG CTATTTGCTGCTAACCAAAACAAACCAGCTGATATCATCAGCATACTTGTCGCAAACAAAAGCAAAATTCTGAGACTATTGGAGGACTTCAAacttgaaaaag AGGATGAACAGTTCGAGGCTGACAAAGCTCAGGTTATGAGGGAGATTGCTGCTCTAGAACTGAAGGAACAGCGCGCTTGA
- the LOC112796012 gene encoding inositol-phosphate phosphatase, which yields MADTAADSLSDFLASAVDAARKAGEIIRKGFYQTKHVEHKGQVDLVTETDKACEDLIFNHLKNLYPTHKFIGEETTAACGTTELTDEPTWIVDPLDGTTNFVHGFPFVCVSIGLTIGKVPTVGVVYNPIIDELFTGVHGKGAFLNGKPIKVSTKTDLISSLLATEAGTKRDKVTLDASTKRINSLLSKVRSLRMSGSCALNLCGIACGRLDVFYETGFGGPWDVAGGAVIVTEAGGVVFDPSGAEFDVTAQRVAASNPSLKDAFVEALRQTE from the exons ATGGCTGACACTG CTGCAGATTCCCTCTCCGACTTCCTCGCATCTGCCGTCGACGCTGCTCGCAAAGCCGGCGAG ATTATTCGGAAAGGATTCTATCAGACCAAACACGTCGAGCACAAAGGACAG GTTGATTTGGTCACAGAAACTGATAAAGCATGTGAAGATCTCATATTCAATCATCTTAAGAACCTTTACCCCACTCATAAG TTCATAGGGGAGGAAACCACAGCTGCATGTGGCACTACCGAACTTACAGATGAACCCACATGGATAGTTGATCCTTTGGATGGAACTACGAACTTTGTTCATGG GTTTCCTTTTGTTTGTGTCTCCATTGGTCTTACAATTGGAAAAGTTCCTACTGTAGGTGTTGTTTACAATCCGATTATTGATGAG CTTTTCACTGGAGTCCATGGGAAAGGTGCCTTTTTGAATGGGAAGCCCATAAAAG TATCAACAAAAACTGATCTAATAAGCTCTCTTCTTGCAACTGAG GCTGGAACAAAACGTGACAAAGTAACATTAGACGCCTCTACCAAAAGGATTAATAGCTTGCTTTCCAAG GTGAGATCTCTTCGAATGAGTGGCTCATGTGCTCTGAATCTTTGTGGAATTGCATGTGGAAGGCTGGATGTATTCTATGAAACTGGCTTTGGTGGTCCTTG GGATGTGGCAGGTGGTGCTGTCATTGTTACAGAAGCTGGAGGTGTTGTATTTGATCC TTCTGGTGCAGAATTTGATGTAACAGCTCAGCGGGTAGCAGCTTCAAACCCTTCCTTGAAGGATGCATTTGTTGAAGCACTGCGCCAAACAGAGTGA